The genomic stretch GTCAAGATTGCCAAGGTTTCCACAGAGGAGAACGCGGCAGACATGCTCACGGAGGCATTGCCGAGCTCTAAGCTGGAGTATTGCTTGGAGCTGATCAACCTGGTTCAATACTGATGAGATATATGAGAGAAGTGGTCAGAGGCTATTCATGGgatccaaggtggagatttgtgagtGGATGGAACTCATGAATAGGTGAAGTTCGGAGGACTCATTTGCAATTATGAGAAGTATTTTGAAAAGTAGTTAAAACGGTTATGAAACTAATTCTTGAAGTTGAAGAGCTCATCACCGTGGAGTATAAGACGGGGATTAGCTGCTGCTTCATTATCAGATTCTCAATTCTTCATCAGTTACAACAAGAAAACAGAGAACACTTTCTTTGTGAGGCATCTTCCATTCTAGGGTTTCATCGGTTGTGATTACCATGAATTCTTGTGTGCGTATGAGAGGTGTTTGAGTGCTTGTAATCTCTCGAGTGTTTGTGTTGCAGCTACCGATTTGTTTCTGTGAATAAAGTCTCCGATCACATTTTCttcgtggacgtaggtggtaaCACCGAACCACAGAAATCCTTGCCTTGTTCGTTTCTTAGCTCGTTTTGCAACTCGATTTGTCGATCAATCTTCTAACAGATTCGGTTTATGAAAATTATGTGATCAAATTGATGAAGAATTTTTGAACGAAAATTTTTGAAGTTTGATGAATTCAATCACAAGTTTTATAACGCAAACCAATGAGTGATTGGTATATGAGTTGGAAATTCATATTTCTAGACTAAATTGTGGTTTTGGATTCTGTTTCAATTAAGATCAATTCTTGAATTTCTCGTTTCCAAAACTGAAACAGTTATTCTGTCAAATTATTTGGGAAGATTTCAGAggtcttacttttttttttctttttagttacTGCATTATGCACTCCTTGTGTTTGACAGAATGGTTGTGAGAAACTGTTTCTTGTTCATAATTTTGTTGATGGAATTTTTCGTTAAAATTCATATTTATGTTGTTTTCAACATTCAGTTTCTCTTTCAAAAATCAAAGAGATTTATTCAAAATTTAGTCTTCAATTAATTCTGACCGTAATTCTTTTATTCCGACGAACGGAGAGTCGGCAAGTCCCGACGATGTCGGAGCGGTTGAGGCGGTGAATCGTTGGCCTTGTTTCGTGAAACGACACGTCTGTTTAATTTTGATTCAGTTTTCTTGGGCTGAATAGTTTGCATCGAGAGTAACTGTCGTTTtctaaaatataattcattGCCCTACAAAAGATTTTTCCTTTAAATCTATTTTAATAGCCTGACCGCTGCTATTACGTTTTATATGACTcaattatttattagtaattGACTTCAATAGTTGGTTCTTTTTCAAGTTAAGAACCGtaacttttgttttgttttgggcttgtttaattacattttcttttaaattcattatttatttgcaAAATAGCCCAAGAAAAAGCATTTAATTGTTTTGGTTATTaagtaatttattaaataatgacCTAAAGCTTTTGTTATCTATCATtctaaatgaattaattaaaacattaaCTCGCTAAAGTGGGCTTTGATGtatagattaattttatttggaatgtGTATTATTTGTATACTTGAAATACATGCGAATAGTTAATCGGCCCAAAGGAATATTGTTATTTGGCCGTGTTTCTTGTGTACTTTGTGGTAATAATATGAGATTATCCTTAAGTCATTGTGGACACTAAGTCGGCCCAAAGGAAGACATATTGTTTGACAGGAAATGATTATCTATATTTGATTACTACGTAGTAAGATGTCACTTGCGAGTTATTATTTTATCcaaagatgaaattttaatgttgtGCCGACATCTTGAAATGAGAATTGtccttatttaatttatttacttattatttACGTGAGCTAATTGTTGGCATATTTGTTATATTTGTTCTTTGCTAGCTCAAGAATCTACTATTGGTTTTCTAAATTTCATTCCTGTGCTAAAAGGCAATACCTATGCATCATGGAGAAGCAAGGTATTGATTGGTTTGGGGGTTGCAAATTTGGACTATGCACTTCGGACGGAGCAACCCGCCCCTCTTATTGATGAAAGTTCCGATGAGAATAAATGGAATTTTGAGAGGTGGGAACACTCCAATCGCATGAGTCTTATGATTATGCAACATGCCATCCCTGAAAACTTTCGCGGTACTGTCCCGAAAGAAGCAACAACTAAGGAATTCCTCGAGGTCATTGATATGAATTTCGCAAGCAATGAAAAGGCTGAAACGGCTTCATTGATGCATAAACTTGTGACCATGAGGTATAATGGCCGAGGGGAAATTTGGGAGCACATTATGGAAATGTCAAACACTACTTCAAAGCTCACTACACTTAATTTGACGATCAGTGATGATCAATTAGTGCATTTGGTTATGATATCTCTTCCTCATCAATTTGATCACttcaaagttagttacaataCTGTGAAGGATAAATGGTCATTGAATGAGTTGATTTCTCATTGTGTTCAAGAGGAAGAGAGGATGAAGCAAAGTAACGGAAAGTGCTCACTTAGCAACAAGCTATAAGGGTAAACGAGGAAGGGACAAGGGAAAGAGGATTCTTTCCGAGTTTGCTAAGGGGAAGAGGATTCATTCCTCCAGAAATGTTGCGGGTCCATCTGCAAAATAGTTTAAGAAGGAAAGATCAGGTTCAGTTTGCTTCTTTTGCAAGAAAGATGGACCCAAGAAGAATGATTGTGAAGAATATCACGTTTGGCGCGTGAAGAAGGGTACATTTTTCACTTATGTTTGTTCAGAAGTTAATTTAGCTTCTGTACCTGTACATACTTGGTGGTTAGATTCTGGTGTTACTATTCACATAAGTGTGTCCATGCAGGGTTGCCTCCAGTGCCGAAAGCCGATTGATGCTGAAAGATTCATCTATGTGGGCGATGGCAAACAAGTTGAAGTGGAGGCAATAGGCACATTTAGATTATTACTAAAAACTGGTTGTTATTTGGATTTAGAACAGACATTTATTGTACCGTTATTTAGacggaatttaatttctatttctGTATTGGACAAATTCGGTTATACTTGTTCATTTAGAAATAGTAAATTTAGTCTTTATCTAAATTCAACTTTAGTTGGCACCAGTTCTCTTTCTTATGGTgataatctttatttgcttaatACTATTACTTCATTTAATGAAGCCCTGCATGTGAACTCACAAGGTACAAAGCATAAATTAATGAGTGAGAATTATGTTACAATTTGGCACAAACGTTTGGGTCATATCTCCAAACGGAGAATAGAAAGACTTGTATCAGATGTAATTCTTACCATTCCCAATATGACAGACTTTCAAGTCTGTGTTGAGTGCATTAAGGGGAAACAAACAAACATTAGGAGATTTAAAGCCAATCGGACTACAGACGTCTTAGAACTTATCCATACAGATATCTGTGGACCGTTCCCTACTGCTTCTTGGAATGGTCAATGATATTTTATTACGTTCATAGACGATTTTATTCATATATAATAAGTGAAAAATCTCAAGCACTGAATACGTTCAAGAGTTATAAGGCCGAGGTTGAAAATCAACTTGGAAAAAGAATTAAGAACGTCAGATCTGACCGTGGTGGAGAATACTATGGTAGATATGATGGCTCAAGTGAACAACGTTCAGGACATTTTGTCAGATTTCTTGAGGAATATGGAATCGTTCCCCAGTACACAATGCCCGGTAGTCCTACCATGAATGGTGTTGCTGAAAGACGAAATAGAACCCTCAAGGATATGGTTAGAAGCATGATTAGTCATTCTACTTTGCCAGAATCCCTTTGGGGAGAGGCACTTAAGACCGCAACATACATCCTAAACCGTGTACCTACTAAAGCAACTGCCGTAACCACTTATGAATTATGGATGGGCAAAAAGCCCAGCTTAGGTCATTTACATGTTTGGGGTTGTCCAGCAGAAGCTCAGCCTTATAGGCCACACGAGCATAAATTGGACTTTAAAACGGTAAGTTGTTACTTTATAGGTTATCCTGAGAGGTCAAGGGGTTTCAAGTTATATGATCCCACAACTAGATCATTTTTTGAGATGAATAATGCAAGGTTCTTTGAGAAAGGTGAGTTTGGGGGGAAGATGGTATGAAGAATGTTGTCTTTGAAGAGGAAGTAATTTCACTTCCCTTCATTCCAGAACAAGACGACACTCTTGTAATTCCTGTTCCGCCTCCCGATCAACAACATGAAGAACAACCTCTACCTCCTCAAGAACATGATGAAGTAGTGCCACTAAGAAGATCCACTAGAGTGAGGAGACCTGTAATATCTACAGATGAATATATTGTATATCTCCAAGAGCATGAGGTAGACATTGGAGTGATGGAAGATGATCCAGTCACTTTCCGTCAAGCCATTGAAAGCTCTAATGCTCAAAAGTGGATCGATGCTATGATTGAAGAGATTATGTCTATGCAAAGCAATGACGTttgggatcttgtcccattgcCTGAAGGTGCAAAACCCATTGGTTGCAAGTGGATTTTTAAGACCAAACGGGATTCACAAGGCAATGTGGAAAGATATAAGGCTCGTCTTGTAGCAAAAGGCTTTACTAAAAAACAAGGCATCGATTTTACCGATACTTTCTCTCCAGTTTCAACGAAAGACTCATTCAGAATAATCATGGCACTAGTGGCTCATTTTAATTTGGAGctacatcagatggatgtaaagaaAACGTTTCTTAATGGCGACATTACAGAAACGATTTATATGATGCAACCTGAAAACTTTATGTCTGGTGACCCAAAGAAGATGGTATGCAAACTTAATAAATCCATCTACGGTCTTAAACAAGCGTCTCGTCAGTGGTATGTTAAATTTCATCAAATTGTCGTCTCATTTGATTTTGAGACAAATCCAGTTGATGAATGCATATACTATAAGTTCAGTGGGAGCAAATTCATTTTCCTGGTTCTATATGTCGACGATATTCTACTTGCTTGCAATGATGTAGATTTATTACGTGACACCAAGAAATTTCTTTCAAGAAAATTCGAAATGAAAGACCTTGGTGATGCTTCTTTTGTATTAGGAATCCAAATACATCGAGATCGTTCTTTAGGTGTACTTGGATTATCACAAAAGAGCTACATTGATAAAGTATTGGCAAGATTTGCTATGAAGGATTGTAGACCAGGAGATACCCCTCTGGCTAAAGGTGATAAATTTAGTTTAAATCAATGCCCCGAAAATGAGCTTGCAAGAAAGGGAATGGAATTACTTCCCTATGCATCAGCTGTGGAAAGTCTTATGTATGCACAAGTATGCACGCGTCCGGATATTGCGTTCATAGTAGGCATGCTAGGCAGATATTTGAGTAATCCCGGTATGGATTATTGGAAAACAGTCAAACGTGTTTTGTGGTATCTGCAAAGAACAAAGGATTATATGCTCACTTATAGGAAATCGGATCAACTTGAGATCATTGGGTATTCTGATTCGGATTTCACGGGATGCCAAGACAGTCGTAGATCCACATCAGGTTATGTTTTCATGCTAGCCGGAGGGGCTATATCCTGGAAAAGTGTTAAACAAACATTGATAGCCACCTCTACAATAGAAGCAGAATTCATAGCTTGTTTTGAGGCATCACAACAAGGAGTATGGCTGCGAAACTTTATTCAAAGACAGCAAATTGTGGATAGTATTGAAAGACCACTCAAGTTATATTGTGACAATAAGTCCGCAGTCATGTACTCCAACAACAACAGGAGCTCGTCGAAGTCTAAACACATTGACATCAAGTTCCTTGCTGTTAAGGATAGAATTCAGAGTAGACAATTGCAAATTGAACACTTAGGTTCGACTTCCATGCTTGCGGATCCTTTTACTAAAGGATTACCGCCTTCGGTCTTTCATGATCATGTATTTCACATGGGTGTTCGACCTTGTGATACTTTGGTTTAGTGGGAGTTTATGTTCATCTATGTAATAatattgaatttcaattatATTAAGTGCACACTTTAGTTACTTTGGTTTTAGTTACTTTGAATTATGCTTTGGTATTTTCTGATCTCACTATAGTTTCAGAGGACCAGTTGAAAATAGACATGCGAAAGATCACATAGCATGTAATTTTCATGCTGCACACTCATATTTTGATTTGTGTTGCTggatgtgttgatatttgtgatCACTGATGAGTTTAGTCATGTGTACGTGTTGTGACTTAAACTTCTTTGGTTCTATATTAACATGTTTAGTAGACCAGATCGGTAAATGTGATTAATATAAATAGTAAGCGCGCAACTTTAGTAATCTACAATCATTTAGTGACTTTTATGTTggcccaagtgggagattgttggaACATTTTAATATGGTCCAACATAATAGTTTAAAGattgtataatatttatgacTATTTATTGATTGACCCGATTACGTGATCTACTAAGGTTATATAACTTGTAGGGTCAAACAGTTATCTATAAAAGTATGAGGACTATTGTGCAGATACTACTTTGGAtaactttaattttgttatggGTGAAATTAAAGTTATAATAAAGTTAAGGACTTATTCTCTAAATACATGGTTATGGTCCCCAAGTGCAACCTATAAATAGGTCAATAGATTCTCATTCCTATTGATCAGACGATATATCAAGACTTCACAGATTACAGAGAATCTGTGAGAGAGCGTTGTCACTTGGAAGACTAATTTCCATACTTCAGAATCATCAACAACATCATGAATCCAAATCCATGTACGCTTCCGCTTTATGTTTATCAATCTTATTCAACATGTATGATTTATGTGATGAATTATGTGAATCATTAATTTGATTCCAACACAGGGTTCCGtaccggccaagcccccgctggagcggtggcttggccaAGGGTATCTCCGTCCCTGTTTCAACTCAAATACAACTGGAATCTCGGAGACGTACAACCTGATCAAGCTCGACAGGGCATGCTTTGCGAACGGTATCACCTCTGCAAGTATTGGGGCCGACTTCAAGCTGAGGTGTCCAAATTTGCCGCCATCTACGTCAACAGCCAATTTGGACTTTAACGTGATATTTTCTAattgtagttttattttatcgATACCTTTTTACTagcatttttaattttatgtattttctccgtccgccattaaatgtctcatttttttatttttcatccgttgctaataaatgtctcatttcacttttaacatttttgaTAAATGGACCACACATTCTAATAACTCAttctattcacattttattataaaactaatatttaaaagtaggactcacaatTCACTAGATTTATTGCCATTTTACTTCATAAAgccaaacaatttcttaaaacatgagCCGGGTAAATATGAGAAATttaatcatggacggagggagtagtttttattattgtgtttttttcatgttattttgcaattttatttattttcctactAAAAGGTTGAAAAAATGGTGAACTAAGTTGTGGCTGAAATTAAAAATGCTAGACGTGAAAGGAAAAAAAGCTAGATTATATA from Salvia splendens isolate huo1 chromosome 4, SspV2, whole genome shotgun sequence encodes the following:
- the LOC121800760 gene encoding uncharacterized protein LOC121800760, which produces MKLILEVEELITVEYKTGISCCFIIRFSILHQLQQENREHFLCEASSILGYRFVSVNKVSDHIFFVDVGAQESTIGFLNFIPVLKGNTYASWRSKVLIGLGVANLDYALRTEQPAPLIDESSDENKWNFERWEHSNRMSLMIMQHAIPENFRGTVPKEATTKEFLEVIDMNFASNEKAETASLMHKLVTMRYNGRGEIWEHIMEMSNTTSKLTTLNLTISDDQLVHLVMISLPHQFDHFKVSYNTVKDKWSLNELISHCVQEEERMKQSNGKCSLSNKL